In one window of Patescibacteria group bacterium DNA:
- a CDS encoding class I SAM-dependent methyltransferase yields MIGPIKFTAHDQILELGAGICWLSALLAQKSQQVIAFDISRVKYQGLETAEIIFKYLPKIFFERILGNMQALPFKNNSFDYVIVSASLHHADDLATTFARN; encoded by the coding sequence GTGATTGGACCAATCAAATTTACAGCCCACGACCAAATTTTAGAATTAGGCGCGGGAATTTGTTGGTTGTCGGCGCTTTTGGCCCAAAAAAGCCAGCAGGTGATAGCTTTTGATATTTCGAGGGTTAAATATCAAGGCTTGGAAACAGCAGAAATAATTTTTAAATACTTGCCAAAAATTTTCTTTGAGCGAATTTTGGGCAATATGCAAGCTTTGCCATTTAAAAATAACTCTTTTGATTATGTTATCGTCTCAGCTTCTTTGCACCACGCTGATGATTTAGCGACAACATTTGCAAGAAATTAG